From a region of the Neodiprion fabricii isolate iyNeoFabr1 chromosome 7, iyNeoFabr1.1, whole genome shotgun sequence genome:
- the LOC124185936 gene encoding uncharacterized protein LOC124185936 — protein sequence MASLTKLSIIRLFELVMVCVMLGLEYHSLAASSNYTIMLTMGTIGGYLIILVGLFAATMMGTPVNRRVDLFFSVVGCVLFIIVGAVTIDYYQHVSNYQNLRDIGLSKGSIAVIEGVFFLVDAVFTFRGDA from the exons ATGGCGAGTCTTACCAAACTCTCGATCATCAGGCTCTTCGAGCTG GTCATGGTCTGCGTTATGCTTGGACTGGAATATCACTCCCTTGCGGCATCCTCGAATTATACGATCATGCTCACCATGGGAACGATCGGTGGATACTTGATTATACTGGTCGGACTATTTGCCGCAACAATGATGGGGACTCCGGTGAATCGTCGTGTG GACCTCTTCTTCAGTGTCGTCGGCTGCGTTCTCTTCATAATCGTTGGCGCTGTGACCATCGATTATTACCAACACGTTTCTAATTACCAAAATCTCAGGGACATTGGTTTATCCAAGGGCTCTATAGCGGTGATAGAGGGTGTCTTCTTCCTAGTCGATGCTGTTTTTACCTTCCGAGGTGACGCTTGA
- the LOC124186584 gene encoding uncharacterized protein LOC124186584, whose amino-acid sequence MKKDNSFDKDLEGLKTSDKDGRKSRNDHESGKEKQDHSDIVHASFRFLQCIAAGLVFVYHIIGIWLHGISDLSDLSIIIIYPCCFLASLVLAISRMLKFIPNPKPIVPVTISLIGWICMLTGAILIMRHAELSIDVHTMTDHEIAESPIFIHDLSVCALSLIGSSVYIVHAWLLYDCWWWDKKKEKEMQANESAGESINGSRNGMTSGATEAKYRPDGTSGMTLPGTSSGQNRSNEPGNTKVRRTSKLLEKLRGNSKTEVDEIDPFVDLDKILQESMGPKEINIEDEPVQLYCCCVEFIRMLKQECKSSVPGHEFQVVHVM is encoded by the exons AAAAACAGGATCACAGTGACATCGTGCACGCCTCGTTTCGGTTTCTTCAATGT ATCGCTGCTGGGCTGGTATTTGTCTATCACATAATCGGAATTTGGTTACATGGAATATCAGACCTGTCCGATTTATCGATCATCATAATATACCCGTGCTGTTTCTTGGCCAGTCTGGTACTCGCCATTAGCAGAATGTTGAAATTCATACCGAACCCAAAACCCATCGTC CCAGTCACCATTTCCTTAATCGGATGGATCTGCATGCTCACCGGTGCAATCTTAATCATGAGGCATGCTGAACTCTCTATTGACGTTCACACTATGACCGATCACGAGATCGCCGAAAGTCCGATTTTCATCCATGATTTGTCAGTCTGCGCACTATCGCTGATCGGTTCTTCGGTCTACATCGTGCATGCTTGGCTCCTCTACGATTGCTGGTGGTGG GataagaaaaaggagaaagagaTGCAAGCCAATGAGAGTGCTGGAGAATCTATTAACGGATCGAGAAACGGAATGACGTCAGGTGCAACGGAAGCGAAGTACCGACCGGATGGCACATCGGGAATGACTCTTCCGGGAACTTCTAGCGGGCAGAATCGATCCAACGAGCCTGGGAACACGAAGGTTAGAAGGACCTCAAAGCTGCTTGAGAAGCTTCGAGGCAATTCGAAGACCGAAGTCGACGAAATAGACCCTTTCGTTGACCTGGATAAAATTCTTCAAGAATCCATGGGCCCCAAGGAAATT AACATCGAGGATGAACCTGTTCAACTTTACTGCTGTTGCGTCGAATTTATACGAATGTTGAAGCAGGAATGCAAGAGCAGTGTTCCAGGTCATGAGTTTCAAGTCGTTCATGTTATGTGA